A genome region from Nicotiana tabacum cultivar K326 chromosome 13, ASM71507v2, whole genome shotgun sequence includes the following:
- the LOC142168216 gene encoding secreted RxLR effector protein 161-like: protein MIGYADAGYLSDPHKVRSKTGYLFIYGGTSISWHSMKQTIVATSSNHAEIIAIHEDSRECVCLRSITGHIQKMCDFLVKRDKPTTLYEDNAACIAQLKGGYIKGDRTKHIFTKVLFHA, encoded by the coding sequence ATGATTGGCTATGCCGATGCAggttatttgtctgatccacataAAGTCCGATCTAAAACAGGCTATTTGTTTATATATGGAGGTACATCTATATCATGGCATTCAATGAAACAAACAATAGTTGCCacatcttcaaatcatgctgagataatagctattcatgaagatAGTCGGGAATGTGTTTGTTTGAGATCAATAACTGGGCATATTCAGAAAATGTGTGATTTTCTCGTAAAAAGGGATAAACCAACAACActatatgaagacaatgctgcttGCATTGCTCAACTGAAAGGAGGATACATCAAAGGAGACAGAACAAAGCACATTTTTACCAAAGTTCTTTTTCATGCAtga